In one window of bacterium DNA:
- a CDS encoding PspC domain-containing protein, which translates to MTQEDRTLRRSADAMIAGVCAGLAERLGWPVTRFRLGYALLSILSAAFPGILVYLALWFLMPGPRRH; encoded by the coding sequence GTGACACAAGAAGACAGAACCTTGCGTCGATCCGCGGACGCCATGATTGCCGGTGTGTGCGCGGGACTGGCCGAACGGTTGGGCTGGCCGGTGACCCGGTTCCGGTTGGGCTACGCGCTCTTGTCCATCCTCAGCGCGGCCTTCCCCGGAATCCTGGTCTACCTCGCGCTGTGGTTCCTCATGCCGGGGCCGCGGCGCCATTGA
- a CDS encoding NAD(P)-binding domain-containing protein has translation MKIGVIGSGDVGKTLAAGFLKHGHDVAIGTRDTNKLAAFQGEHPAIQVGDFALAAAFGDVLVLAVKGTVAAEALRLAGSDKLAGKVVLDATNPIADLPPEGGVLRFFTIEGESLMERLQADFPHVRFVKAFSCVGNPFMVNPAFPGGPPTMFICGNDEPAKESTRAILDQFGWETADMGDVRAARAIEPLCQLWCLPGFRHNQWTHAFKLLRV, from the coding sequence ATGAAGATTGGTGTGATTGGCTCCGGCGATGTGGGCAAGACCCTCGCCGCGGGCTTCCTGAAGCATGGTCACGACGTGGCCATCGGCACGCGCGACACCAACAAACTGGCCGCCTTCCAGGGTGAGCATCCCGCCATCCAGGTCGGAGACTTCGCCTTGGCCGCCGCCTTTGGCGACGTGCTGGTCCTTGCCGTGAAGGGGACTGTCGCAGCGGAGGCCCTGCGCCTGGCGGGGTCGGACAAGCTGGCCGGCAAAGTGGTGCTGGATGCCACCAATCCCATCGCCGATTTGCCTCCCGAGGGGGGCGTGCTGCGCTTCTTCACGATCGAGGGCGAGTCCCTCATGGAGCGCCTGCAGGCTGATTTCCCGCATGTTCGCTTTGTCAAAGCCTTCAGCTGCGTGGGAAACCCCTTCATGGTGAATCCCGCCTTTCCCGGCGGACCACCCACCATGTTCATTTGCGGGAACGATGAACCGGCCAAGGAGAGCACTCGCGCCATCCTCGACCAGTTCGGCTGGGAGACGGCGGACATGGGAGACGTGCGCGCCGCCCGCGCCATCGAGCCGCTCTGCCAGCTTTGGTGCCTGCCGGGATTCCGGCACAACCAGTGGACACACGCATTCAAGCTGTTGAGGGTCTGA
- a CDS encoding biliverdin-producing heme oxygenase has translation MIQPRGSGWEAPATGLGALLREQTAAEHRRAEGGEFQRLLFSGQLPQVIYVAWLAQLQLIHRALEVRLWRDWEAESWRELTAADRRRSVDQPPAELLGAHYVLEGSGNGNRMMARGLRAAYGLQGQAGTRSMDPYGDGQPDRWQAFKSALDEALPEMHWTRALEGARQCFLALARAGEEILPAVGTAQPITEP, from the coding sequence ATGATCCAGCCAAGAGGCAGTGGGTGGGAGGCACCAGCCACCGGTTTGGGCGCCCTCTTGCGCGAGCAGACCGCGGCTGAGCATCGGCGGGCCGAGGGCGGCGAATTCCAACGTCTGCTGTTCAGCGGGCAACTCCCCCAAGTCATCTATGTGGCGTGGCTGGCCCAATTGCAGCTCATCCACCGCGCACTGGAGGTCCGCCTGTGGCGCGACTGGGAAGCGGAGTCCTGGCGTGAACTGACTGCCGCCGATCGCCGGCGCAGTGTGGACCAACCTCCCGCCGAGCTGCTGGGTGCCCACTATGTGCTGGAAGGGAGTGGCAACGGCAATCGCATGATGGCACGCGGCCTGCGCGCCGCATATGGGCTGCAGGGTCAGGCCGGCACCCGCTCCATGGACCCTTACGGAGACGGACAACCCGACCGTTGGCAGGCCTTCAAGTCCGCCCTGGACGAGGCTTTGCCGGAAATGCACTGGACACGCGCCCTGGAAGGCGCGCGGCAGTGCTTCCTGGCGCTGGCCCGTGCCGGCGAGGAGATCCTGCCGGCGGTCGGGACGGCGCAGCCGATCACCGAGCCCTGA
- the dtd gene encoding D-aminoacyl-tRNA deacylase — MRVVLQRVSRAELHCASGHRAVIGRGLLILAGVERRDGPLDAEQLAKRIPHLRLFPDASGVMNLFVLEMNNTEAGSHASGPAGAAGEILLVSQFTLHADTRRGRRPYYGHAAPPTQAEPLLEALASGLRAAGCHVATGVFGDHMEILLKADGPVTILLDTADGKSSF; from the coding sequence ATGCGAGTCGTGCTGCAGCGGGTATCAAGGGCGGAGCTGCACTGCGCCAGCGGCCACCGGGCAGTCATTGGCCGAGGCCTGTTGATCCTGGCCGGCGTGGAGCGTCGTGACGGCCCCTTGGATGCCGAACAACTGGCGAAACGCATCCCCCACCTGCGCCTCTTCCCGGATGCGAGCGGCGTGATGAACCTCTTCGTGCTGGAAATGAACAACACCGAGGCCGGAAGCCACGCATCGGGTCCGGCCGGCGCCGCCGGGGAGATTCTCCTCGTCAGCCAGTTCACCCTGCACGCCGACACGCGCCGCGGCCGCCGGCCATACTACGGCCATGCGGCCCCGCCCACGCAGGCCGAACCATTGCTGGAGGCTTTGGCCTCCGGCCTGCGCGCCGCCGGATGTCACGTGGCGACGGGCGTCTTCGGCGACCACATGGAAATCCTGCTGAAGGCCGATGGACCGGTGACCATCCTGCTGGACACGGCCGACGGCAAGTCCAGCTTCTGA
- a CDS encoding HPF/RaiA family ribosome-associated protein — MRIQINTDSHVEVNDRLARKIRELVRGGLERFGGQVTRVELHLSDEDGDKSAGVESLRCLLEARLAGLQPVSVSHQAPGPEQAVDGAVEKVRRALEKTIGRLGKR; from the coding sequence ATGAGGATCCAGATCAACACCGACAGCCATGTTGAGGTCAATGACCGGCTGGCCCGCAAGATCAGGGAACTTGTCAGAGGCGGGCTGGAGCGCTTCGGCGGCCAGGTCACGCGCGTGGAGCTGCACTTGAGCGATGAGGACGGCGACAAGTCGGCCGGCGTCGAAAGTCTGCGCTGCCTGTTGGAAGCCCGGCTGGCCGGCCTGCAGCCGGTCTCGGTGAGTCATCAGGCGCCAGGCCCGGAGCAGGCGGTCGACGGCGCTGTCGAGAAGGTGAGGCGCGCCCTGGAGAAGACCATTGGCCGCCTGGGCAAGCGCTGA
- a CDS encoding NAD(P)-dependent oxidoreductase: MRHETGLRCTKRLRVKLPDAPGWLGRLVTRMGEFGARFGEIVTIHNGKRDRIRDLDVTVQDEGTFDRMCDAIREMEGIDLIAVTDVVRERHLGGKIEMVGRAPIHSADDLGIVYTPGVASICLQIQADPELAWTYTGIQNTVAIVTNGTAVLGLGDIGAVAGMPVMEGKALLFHQLAGISGVPILLDSKDPDEIVAAVKAIAPTFGAIKLEDIRAPECFDIEARLDEALDIPVMHDDQHGTATVVLAALLTIARLRHLNLHRSTIGIIGLGAAGAGIHQLLKAYGVETVYGADINPIMIERFTARGGQATDLAGVMAKSSMVIATTGVPGLIKPEQVRKGQVILALSNPDPEILPDDALAAGAAFAADGKGVNNAMAFPGLFKGALRARATTINDAMKIAAAKAIAQHAMEGELMPNILDRSAHEEVARAVEATALKTGVVRFSRHLEP, translated from the coding sequence ATGCGGCACGAGACCGGCCTGCGTTGCACCAAGCGGTTGCGGGTGAAGCTGCCTGACGCGCCCGGCTGGCTGGGGCGCCTTGTCACACGGATGGGTGAGTTCGGGGCACGCTTCGGTGAGATTGTCACCATCCACAACGGCAAACGCGACCGCATCCGCGACCTGGATGTCACGGTTCAGGACGAAGGCACTTTCGACCGCATGTGCGATGCCATCCGCGAGATGGAAGGCATCGACCTCATCGCCGTGACGGACGTGGTGCGCGAACGGCACCTGGGCGGCAAGATCGAGATGGTGGGCCGCGCCCCCATCCACAGCGCCGACGATCTGGGCATCGTCTACACGCCGGGCGTCGCCTCCATCTGCCTGCAAATCCAGGCCGATCCCGAGCTGGCCTGGACCTACACCGGTATCCAGAACACGGTGGCGATTGTGACCAACGGCACGGCTGTGTTGGGTTTGGGCGACATCGGCGCGGTGGCGGGCATGCCGGTGATGGAGGGCAAGGCCCTCCTCTTTCACCAGTTGGCGGGAATCAGTGGTGTGCCCATCCTGCTGGACAGCAAGGATCCGGACGAAATCGTGGCGGCAGTCAAGGCCATCGCCCCCACCTTCGGCGCCATCAAGCTGGAGGACATCCGCGCCCCCGAGTGTTTCGACATCGAGGCCCGCCTGGACGAGGCGCTGGACATCCCGGTCATGCATGACGACCAGCATGGCACGGCCACGGTCGTTCTGGCCGCGCTGCTCACCATCGCCCGGTTGCGCCACCTGAACCTGCACCGGTCCACTATCGGCATCATCGGACTGGGCGCCGCTGGCGCCGGCATCCATCAATTGCTCAAGGCCTACGGAGTGGAGACAGTCTATGGGGCGGACATCAATCCAATAATGATCGAGCGGTTCACGGCGCGCGGGGGGCAAGCCACCGATCTGGCAGGGGTGATGGCCAAGTCCAGCATGGTGATCGCCACCACCGGCGTTCCAGGCCTGATCAAGCCGGAACAGGTGCGCAAGGGGCAGGTCATCCTCGCCCTCTCCAATCCGGATCCGGAGATCCTGCCCGACGACGCCCTCGCCGCCGGTGCCGCCTTCGCCGCCGACGGCAAGGGCGTCAACAACGCCATGGCCTTCCCGGGATTGTTCAAGGGCGCCCTGCGGGCCCGTGCCACCACGATCAACGATGCCATGAAGATCGCCGCCGCCAAGGCCATTGCCCAGCATGCAATGGAAGGCGAACTGATGCCCAACATCCTGGATCGCTCCGCCCACGAAGAGGTGGCACGAGCCGTGGAGGCCACCGCGCTGAAGACCGGCGTGGTCCGCTTCAGTCGGCACCTGGAACCCTGA
- a CDS encoding TetR/AcrR family transcriptional regulator — MDNHDVLAPEARQPALPASTFLQVAQGMQPRNASPPADMADEEAPLGRRARERSQRRREILDVARQHFAKHGFTGTTLDEIARQAEFAKPTLYQFFTSKEHLFHSILADGYQDLLGILRKSVVGEGGAALQLRALCVMFLIYYRKHLDFFVMHRQFQHRLRQPADNPWHHQSQRLHEEMRDRIRNVISRGMDLGELHRLDADRLCATFLETLNVYTQAFQDGGELRTATEMADEIMNLFMNGLSSRR; from the coding sequence ATGGACAACCATGACGTGCTGGCCCCGGAGGCGCGACAACCAGCCTTGCCCGCCTCAACCTTCCTTCAAGTGGCCCAGGGCATGCAACCGCGAAACGCTTCACCACCAGCAGACATGGCCGACGAGGAGGCGCCGCTGGGGCGGCGGGCCCGGGAACGCAGCCAACGTCGCCGTGAAATTCTGGATGTCGCCCGCCAGCACTTCGCCAAGCATGGCTTCACCGGCACCACCCTGGATGAAATTGCCCGTCAGGCCGAATTCGCCAAGCCGACACTGTACCAGTTCTTCACCAGCAAGGAGCACCTCTTCCACAGCATCCTGGCGGACGGATACCAGGATCTGTTGGGCATCCTGCGCAAGTCAGTGGTCGGGGAGGGGGGCGCCGCCCTGCAGTTGCGCGCTCTCTGTGTCATGTTCCTCATCTACTACCGGAAGCACCTGGATTTTTTCGTCATGCACCGGCAGTTTCAGCACCGCCTGAGGCAGCCGGCCGACAATCCCTGGCACCATCAGTCCCAGCGACTGCACGAGGAGATGCGGGACCGAATCCGCAACGTGATCAGCAGGGGCATGGACCTTGGCGAGCTGCACCGCCTGGATGCCGATCGACTTTGCGCCACCTTCCTGGAGACCCTTAACGTCTACACCCAGGCCTTCCAGGACGGCGGAGAACTACGCACGGCCACAGAGATGGCCGACGAGATCATGAATCTCTTCATGAATGGGCTTAGTAGCCGCCGTTGA
- a CDS encoding HAMP domain-containing sensor histidine kinase, which translates to MQISGRSLRVHMTLYSALTLLLTLGLVIVVAWFPLSNRLLSSVELALSHDATMRARAVDETLRRACELAWQVSSRTAARITTAELDRGMISLEEARAALLPRLRDALDFSHEMKGLVRIDLRGRILARIGPDLMDSLTDRQADFPILEAPPVRYASRGHQGMSRIFFLGHDPHVIIFTPVYSPDQRVVAQDLLLFRLDALPPIMAAPMPQGQSVSCLLLGAKGDQAAPEVLLRTGGSKALPGIPALTQSYEHLLNTETLVGRLDELLLCATPLNISNMWLVVGSPQKAMTGEARSWLITILAIVLGLGFLGLLCSLLLLRPLRDKILVAQEELRRQVAETEKTRAKLEAQSDLLLERNEDLRHFAYASAHDLKSPLISIGGHAQMLLDRLGPDLPPERRLSLEFILSGTKRLFQHVNDMLEYSRAAEIEPRLTRLSLDRLCQEILSSLDGRIRESRAIIRLGETPDIFSDRRLLRMVLQNLVDNALCYRQPDRAPEVDIQAEAAPHEVVIRVKDNGLGISPDHQPQIFESFYRLHEDAKIPGTGLGLAICLRAVRRLEGTIELESEPGQGSCFTVRLPQPPPEALQEDDEGTPLA; encoded by the coding sequence ATGCAGATTTCAGGCCGCTCCCTGCGGGTTCACATGACCCTTTATTCCGCGCTCACCCTGCTCCTGACGCTGGGCCTGGTGATCGTGGTGGCATGGTTCCCGCTCAGCAATCGCCTTCTATCAAGTGTGGAGCTGGCCCTCTCCCATGACGCCACCATGCGGGCGCGGGCCGTGGACGAGACCTTGCGTCGGGCCTGTGAACTGGCGTGGCAGGTTTCCAGCAGGACGGCGGCGCGGATCACCACGGCCGAGCTTGATCGTGGCATGATCAGCCTCGAGGAGGCGCGAGCCGCCCTGTTGCCCCGCCTGCGCGATGCGTTGGATTTCTCCCATGAGATGAAGGGTCTGGTGCGCATTGATTTGCGGGGCAGAATCCTGGCGAGGATCGGTCCCGACCTGATGGACAGCCTGACAGATCGCCAGGCGGACTTTCCCATCCTTGAAGCACCACCCGTTCGCTATGCCTCCCGAGGGCACCAGGGCATGTCCCGCATCTTTTTCCTGGGCCATGATCCCCATGTCATCATCTTCACCCCCGTTTATTCACCGGACCAGCGAGTGGTGGCACAAGACTTGTTGTTGTTTCGCCTGGACGCCTTGCCACCGATCATGGCCGCCCCCATGCCCCAGGGGCAATCCGTGTCGTGCCTCTTGCTGGGGGCGAAGGGCGACCAAGCGGCACCGGAGGTCTTGCTGCGCACCGGCGGCAGCAAGGCGCTGCCGGGAATTCCCGCGCTGACCCAGAGTTATGAACACCTGCTGAATACAGAGACGCTTGTGGGTCGGTTGGATGAGCTGCTGCTGTGCGCCACGCCTTTGAACATCAGCAACATGTGGCTGGTGGTCGGGTCGCCACAGAAGGCCATGACCGGAGAAGCCAGAAGCTGGCTGATCACCATCCTTGCCATCGTCCTCGGACTGGGCTTCCTGGGGCTGCTCTGCAGCCTCTTGTTGCTTCGCCCCCTGCGGGACAAGATCTTGGTGGCACAGGAGGAATTGCGCCGGCAGGTGGCGGAGACGGAGAAGACCCGCGCCAAGCTGGAGGCGCAAAGCGACTTGCTGCTGGAGCGGAACGAGGATCTGCGCCATTTCGCTTACGCCAGTGCCCATGACTTGAAAAGTCCGCTCATCAGCATTGGTGGCCACGCCCAGATGCTGCTGGACCGCCTGGGGCCCGATCTGCCGCCTGAACGGCGCCTGAGTCTGGAGTTCATCCTTTCAGGCACCAAGCGGTTGTTCCAGCATGTCAACGACATGCTGGAGTACTCCCGTGCCGCTGAGATCGAGCCGCGGCTGACCCGCCTGTCGCTGGACCGACTATGCCAGGAGATCCTCTCCAGCCTGGACGGTCGCATCCGCGAAAGTCGCGCCATCATTCGCCTGGGCGAGACGCCGGACATCTTCAGCGACCGCCGGTTGTTGCGCATGGTTCTTCAGAACCTGGTGGACAACGCCCTCTGCTATCGCCAGCCCGACCGGGCCCCGGAAGTGGACATCCAGGCCGAGGCGGCTCCCCATGAGGTGGTGATTCGCGTGAAGGACAATGGACTGGGCATTTCTCCCGATCACCAGCCCCAGATTTTCGAAAGCTTCTACCGCCTGCATGAGGATGCCAAGATCCCCGGCACGGGCCTGGGTCTGGCCATTTGCCTGCGGGCGGTGCGACGTCTGGAGGGAACAATCGAGCTGGAGTCGGAGCCCGGACAAGGGAGCTGCTTCACGGTGCGCCTGCCGCAGCCACCTCCCGAGGCCCTGCAGGAAGACGACGAGGGCACCCCCCTTGCCTGA
- a CDS encoding PAS domain S-box protein: MRYLEDLAEPYCAFDLDHKLIYLNPAAEVLLGRSSAALLGLNQQDIFGPEITGQIKQQEEARAQGRATVYEAEGRDVEGRVVTYLITGSPLHDEAGIVVGSCGVIRDITARHRREQEAEHRSQLTLAMAQSMRALLTQADFNQALRDTLQNIGLTLNARSGALFHRDAAGVFHPTHEWQDEADLLEARVVRHSDIDERRFPWWLGQLQKHRLLYIPSPESLPPEAVLERRAMAVLDISSLLGMAIVYGGRQQGFVTFENPKRIEHYSPQDLSLLMMLSDVFASSLNRQQTERERSLLITAVEQSEASVVITDATGTILYLNPAFERITGYSRREALGRNPRILKSGKQDDAFYKAMWDNISMGLTWNGELVNRRKNGTLFHESVSISPVQNASGETTHFVAVKRDLTHERQLESQLRQAKTLEAVGRLAAGVAHEINTPTQYIWDNIAFVRDSLDSLLPLVGKALHGALRLSACEEGTQLAEEILAGTIGLDLDFLLDEIPRALAQSQEGVQRVTSIVQAMKEFSHPGSSSKQAGDINRMLRSTMLVARSEWKHVATIELDLAQDLPEIACLVADLNQVFLNLITNAAQAIGETGAGQGEVPKGKITVRTRQRDQEILIEVEDTGGGIPADVLPNIFTPFFTTKEVGMGTGQGLAVAQNVVVDKHQGRIEVETHESISSIFRIFLPLSTVDALPSGDLA, translated from the coding sequence TTGAGATACCTGGAGGATCTGGCCGAACCCTACTGCGCCTTTGATTTGGATCATAAGCTCATCTACCTCAACCCTGCTGCTGAAGTCCTGCTTGGAAGGTCTTCGGCGGCACTTCTCGGACTTAACCAGCAGGACATCTTCGGACCCGAGATCACAGGCCAGATCAAGCAGCAGGAAGAAGCCCGTGCCCAAGGCCGGGCCACGGTCTATGAGGCGGAGGGGCGGGATGTCGAAGGAAGGGTGGTCACCTATTTGATCACGGGCAGCCCCCTCCATGATGAGGCAGGAATCGTGGTGGGCAGTTGTGGCGTCATCCGCGACATCACGGCCAGACACCGTCGCGAGCAGGAGGCGGAACACCGCAGCCAGCTCACGCTGGCCATGGCCCAGTCCATGCGGGCCCTTCTGACCCAGGCGGACTTCAACCAGGCCCTGCGGGACACACTTCAGAACATTGGACTGACCCTCAACGCGCGCAGTGGCGCTCTCTTCCACCGGGACGCCGCCGGCGTCTTCCACCCCACCCACGAGTGGCAGGACGAGGCGGACCTGCTGGAGGCCCGCGTGGTGCGCCACTCCGACATCGACGAGCGTCGATTCCCCTGGTGGTTGGGCCAGCTGCAGAAGCACCGGCTTCTCTACATTCCATCCCCGGAAAGCCTCCCGCCCGAGGCCGTGCTGGAGCGCCGCGCCATGGCCGTCCTGGACATCTCCAGCCTGCTCGGCATGGCCATTGTCTATGGCGGGCGGCAGCAGGGCTTTGTCACCTTTGAAAATCCCAAACGCATCGAGCATTACAGTCCGCAGGATCTCTCCCTGTTGATGATGCTGTCCGATGTCTTCGCTTCTTCGCTGAACCGGCAGCAAACGGAGCGGGAGCGAAGCCTGCTCATCACGGCCGTGGAGCAGTCGGAGGCATCGGTCGTCATCACCGACGCCACAGGGACGATCCTCTACTTGAACCCAGCCTTTGAGCGCATCACGGGCTATTCGCGCCGGGAAGCCCTTGGTCGGAATCCGCGGATCCTGAAAAGCGGCAAGCAAGACGACGCCTTTTACAAGGCCATGTGGGACAACATCAGCATGGGGCTCACCTGGAACGGCGAACTGGTCAACCGGCGCAAGAACGGCACTCTCTTCCATGAAAGTGTCAGCATCAGCCCGGTGCAGAACGCATCCGGCGAGACCACCCATTTCGTGGCCGTCAAACGCGATCTGACACATGAGCGGCAACTGGAATCCCAACTGCGACAGGCCAAGACCCTGGAGGCGGTGGGGCGTCTGGCTGCCGGCGTGGCCCATGAGATCAACACGCCCACCCAGTACATCTGGGACAACATTGCCTTCGTCCGTGACTCGCTGGACAGCCTGCTGCCGCTGGTGGGCAAGGCGCTTCATGGTGCCTTGCGCTTGTCCGCATGCGAAGAAGGAACACAGCTGGCGGAGGAGATCCTGGCGGGGACGATCGGGCTGGACCTGGATTTTCTGCTGGACGAGATCCCGCGGGCCCTGGCCCAAAGCCAGGAGGGCGTGCAGCGCGTGACCAGCATCGTGCAGGCCATGAAGGAATTCTCACACCCGGGCAGCAGCAGCAAGCAAGCGGGAGACATCAACCGCATGCTGAGGTCCACCATGCTGGTGGCGCGCAGCGAATGGAAACACGTGGCCACCATTGAACTGGACCTGGCCCAGGACTTGCCTGAAATCGCCTGTCTGGTGGCCGACCTGAATCAGGTCTTTCTCAATCTCATCACCAATGCCGCGCAGGCCATCGGTGAAACCGGGGCCGGTCAGGGTGAAGTTCCGAAGGGCAAGATCACCGTGCGCACGCGGCAGCGTGACCAGGAGATCCTCATCGAAGTGGAGGACACCGGTGGCGGCATCCCGGCGGATGTTCTGCCCAACATCTTCACCCCCTTCTTCACGACGAAGGAGGTCGGCATGGGGACCGGCCAGGGTCTGGCCGTGGCGCAGAATGTGGTCGTGGACAAGCATCAAGGTCGCATCGAGGTGGAGACCCATGAATCGATCAGCTCAATATTCCGTATCTTCCTTCCCTTGAGTACCGTCGACGCGCTGCCATCAGGAGATCTTGCATGA
- a CDS encoding response regulator — protein sequence MSLPDNPKVLFVDDDPNILESFRRTFRNHLDFDTAESGQTALMMLRERGPFAVIVSDQRMPQMTGIALLREVHKAFPDIVRIMLTGNADQQTAIDAVNGGHIHRFLTKPCPPATILNAVQEGLRIWTQLQTEHELLEGTLSGSIRVMTEVLATIHPATADQNQRILRMMRHVVKSLRLNHTWQYEIAAMLSQIGCIVLDADLLAKVHAGYDLNEDETRHVHAHPEIGARLIRHLPRLEAAADMIARQLTPLGERLELPLADLTPAEIGGHILQAAVLIDLSMRRGRPYKEAVEHLHGRAKGIRRDVLDALQNLRLESAVLEKKPVRMKDLRVGQLLADDVLASNGITLAVKGQVISDLMLERIRAFDQGVGLREPFLIMVPTAAAPSDPQSFTANQ from the coding sequence ATGAGTCTGCCGGACAATCCCAAAGTGCTCTTCGTTGATGACGACCCCAACATTCTCGAGAGTTTTCGTCGCACCTTCCGCAATCACCTGGACTTCGACACGGCCGAAAGCGGCCAAACCGCCCTCATGATGCTGCGCGAGCGCGGTCCTTTTGCCGTGATTGTCAGCGACCAGCGCATGCCCCAGATGACCGGCATCGCCCTGCTGCGGGAGGTGCACAAGGCCTTCCCCGACATCGTGCGCATCATGCTCACGGGGAACGCCGATCAGCAAACGGCCATCGACGCGGTCAACGGCGGGCACATCCATCGCTTCCTGACCAAGCCCTGCCCGCCGGCCACCATCCTCAACGCGGTCCAGGAAGGGCTGCGCATCTGGACCCAGCTGCAAACCGAGCACGAACTGCTTGAGGGAACTCTGTCAGGAAGCATCCGCGTCATGACGGAGGTGCTGGCCACCATCCATCCCGCCACGGCCGATCAGAATCAGCGCATCCTGCGCATGATGCGCCACGTGGTGAAGTCCCTGCGCTTGAACCACACATGGCAGTATGAGATCGCCGCCATGCTGTCACAGATCGGCTGCATCGTCCTGGACGCGGATCTGCTGGCCAAGGTGCACGCCGGCTATGACTTGAATGAGGATGAGACCCGGCACGTCCACGCCCATCCGGAGATCGGGGCCCGGCTCATCCGCCACCTGCCCCGGTTGGAGGCAGCCGCGGACATGATCGCCCGGCAGCTCACACCACTTGGCGAGCGTTTGGAGCTGCCGCTGGCCGACCTCACGCCCGCGGAGATCGGCGGCCACATTCTGCAGGCGGCCGTCCTCATCGACTTGTCGATGCGCAGGGGCCGGCCTTACAAGGAGGCCGTGGAACACCTGCATGGGAGGGCCAAAGGCATCCGCCGGGATGTCCTGGACGCCCTGCAGAATCTGCGTCTGGAATCCGCCGTCCTCGAGAAGAAGCCGGTCCGCATGAAGGATCTGCGGGTGGGGCAGTTGCTGGCGGATGACGTCCTGGCCAGCAACGGCATCACCCTGGCTGTGAAAGGGCAGGTGATTTCCGATTTGATGTTGGAGCGCATCCGCGCCTTCGACCAGGGGGTGGGACTGCGGGAGCCCTTCCTGATCATGGTGCCAACGGCGGCAGCGCCCTCGGATCCTCAGTCGTTCACTGCCAACCAGTAG